The genomic stretch CCTTTTTTGTTTGCTCCGTTTCTTTTCTCACTCTCTCCAAAGTTTCTTTTGAAAGTTGAGTCATTGTAGGAGACACGGTAAGTATTTCTGAAGGATAGATCTTTTCGGCCAATTCAACCTCATACTCTTTTGTCTTTACTACAGAGTCCTCTGTCCAATAAATCTTTATCTGCTGCGGTCCAGGTTTTGCATTCTTTAAGTCGGTCCCGATTAAGCAGCTATATTCATTGACATTATCAGTTGAACTTACCGGCAACAAGCTGGCACTATGGTCTTGCCATCTTAGTCGTACGGATTGCGCGTTTTTCGGCAGAGCGAAGTCGATGGTTATGGGCTGTCCTATTTGGAAAATTGCTGAGGGCTGTGCTGTTTCTTCTTCTTGATTTTCCATTTCCGCATATGCAGGTGAAAAAATAAGAAGATCTAAAAACAAAGAAAAGAATAGTTTCTTCCTTTTTAAAATATTTAATAAATCCATCTTCTCAATCCTAACTCTCATCATTTTATTTAGTGCTGCCAATAGCCAAGAAAAATTATCTATATTGCATCACAACTTGTCAATAAAAGTATACCCTATGTTTTCGTCTATTCACTTTATATCTTTTTATTCTATATAAAATTTATGAAAGGGAGTACGGCTTACGCTTGCCCTTTCTCCATGTAATTTGCGAAAAAGCACTTTTTTAGACTATAATTGAATCATAGAAAATATGTGCTTTAATAAATATAGACAACTGAGAGAAGAAAGGGGTAGAGAGAATGGCATATTCAGAACCTTATGACAAGATGGATAGGAAAACTCTTGATATCTCAAAAGCGATAACAAGCCTCAGAGAAGAGCTTGAAGCCGTAGATTGGTACAATCAGAGAGTAGCAACAGCGACAAATGAAGAACTCAAACGCATCATGGAGCACAACAGAGATGAAGAAAAAGAGCATGCTGCAATGCTTATCGAATGGCTCCGGAGAAACATGGATGTGTGGGATGAGGAACTCAGAGAAAACCTCTTTACAAACAAACCGCTAGGCAAACATAATTAAAGAGTAGGTAACATCCGATTCGTTGCTAAAACAAAAATTAAGCCTCGAGATTTTTCTCGAGGCTTAATTTTGTCGGAAGGGTTAAAAGCTGTATCTTTTATTTTCCTCTTTCTGCCATAAGCAGCTCTATCTCACTCTCATTTATTCCAACCATGGCTTCTCCCAAATCTTCGGATATTTCTGCAAGAATTTTGGGATTATCATAATTTTTCACCGCTTTAACAATTGCTGTAGCTCTTTTCTTAGGGTCGCCAGACTTGAATATGCCGCTGCCGACGAAAACTCCTTCAGCACCGAGCTGCATCATTAATGCCGCATCAGCAGGAGTTGCAACTCCACCTGCCGCAAAATTTACAACGGGAAGCTTTCTCTCTAAATGAACCTGCTTTAACAGAGTGTAGTCAACTTGCAGCTGTTTAGCCGCTTCATACAGTTCATCCTCTCTTAAAGAAACAACTCTTGCTATCTCAGCATTAACAGCTCTCATATGCTGAACTGCGTGTATGATGTCGCCTGTGCCCGGTTCGCCCTTTGTTCTTATCATGCAGGCTCCTTCTGAGATACGACGAAGAGCTTCACCAAGGTTTCTCGCTCCACAGACAAAGGGGGCTTCGAAGTTTGCCTTGTCGATATGATAGACATCATCAGCCGGGCTGAGCACTTCGCTTTCATCTATAAAATCAATCCCAATAGCTTCGAGAATTTGTGCTTCCACAAAATGTCCAATTCTGCACTTTGCCATAACGGGTATCGAGACAGAAGCTTGTATGCTTTTTATCATTTTTGGATCGCTCATTCTCGAAACTCCGCCAGCCACTCTGATATCCGCCGGAATTCTCTCCAGTGCCATGACCGCACAAGCGCCAGCCTCTTCAGCGATTTTTGCCTGTTCCGGAGTAGTTACATCCATTATTACTCCGCCTAGCAACTTTCTTGCAAACTCTTTATTTAGATTAAAACTTTCATTTTTAAGCATTTTACAACGCCTCCTTGTGTTTTATAGAATTACTCGTATATTTATAAGTGCATATTGTCATTTTAACAATGGGCAGATATACTAAATTTTACAATGACAGATGAGGTGAGCCAATGACATATGATTTTGCATTTATAGATGTTGCTTCGCTAGATGCCCTATGGAAGCAGATATATCAGGCTATAAGCGAAGGAATAGAAAGGGGCGTTCTTTCTCCTTCAGAAAAGCTCCCCTCTATCAGGGAGCTGTCTAAAACTTTGAACATAAGCCGTTCCCCTGTTGAAAACGCCTATATACATTTGCAGCTTAACGGACTAATAGAGAGTCGACCCAAAAAAGGATATTTCGTCCTTAAAAATATAAAAAGAGAAAAAACGGTAGCAGGTAAAAAAGAGTCTGAGATAAAAAAAGAAATAATTTATGATCTCAGCGGTGTTGGTATAGACCCAAATTCCGTTGATATCTCTTCGTGGAGTAGGCAGCTTCGTTCGGCGCTGAAGATGCAGGATAAGATATTTTCTGAGGGAGATCCACAGGGGGAGCCGGAGTTGAGGGAAGCTCTGGCAAAATATTGCTTTAAAGCGCGTAAGGTAAAAACGTCTCCTGAGCGTATTATCGTATCTTCCGGAACACAGCAACTTCTAACAGAGCTGTGCAGAATGATGGAGAGAAAAGGGAAAGTCGCAATAGAAAGTCCGGGATATAGTCAAGGCGAACGAATTTTTCGAGATTTTGGATGGGACGTTGTATCGATAGGCGATGTCGAAGAGCTTCCGGGTATCAAGCTGAAAGAAGGCAAATATGACATATTTGCGGATATCACTTCAAACAGGCCTCAAATGCCTCTGTCCTCAGTTGTAAAAAGAAGAAAAGAGCTTCTGAGCTGGGTTTCGCAGAAGAGCTCATACATATTAGAAGACGACTATAATGGAGAGCTTCGCTATTTTTCTCGTTCCTTCCCATCTCTGCAAGGCTTTTATCCGGAGAGAGTGATATATATAGGCAGTTTTTCCAGGCTTCTTCTTCCATCTGTTCGAATTGCCTACATGGTTGTGCCAGAGGATCTTGCGGAGAATACAAAAATTAAGAGTTCTCTCTATGATCAAACGGCCAGTAAAATAGAGCAGTTGGCATTAGCCGGATACATTAATGAAGGGCATATGGAGCGCCACATCAGACGGATGAAAAACATATATCAGAAACAAAGTAAAGAAATGATGGAAGCTTTGAAGGAAAGATTTAATGAAAGAGCCAACTACAAACTTCTAGAAACATCTCTTCTGATCTCAATTATATTTAAGTCGAATACAAATATAGAACTCCTTAAAAAGGCAGCTCTCACGCGGGGCATTGAGATAAACAATCTTTTTTACGACAAAAAGGGAAACGTCGTTGCAAATCTCTCTTTTTCTTCAATTCCATTTGATAAGATTAAAGCTGCTGTTAGAGAGCTTTCTGATTCTTGGAGGGATTTAATTTTATAGACCGGATTCCTTCTCCTCAGCCACACGTTTGCTAGCTGGATAAGTAATATCCTCATTATGACAAGTTGAAATTTCACTTTGGAGTTTATTGGAATGTTTTGAACCGGAGACTGACACAAGAAGAGTTTCATTATGCGCATTGGGCTGGTTTTTATTTTAAAACTAAATAAAGGTATTTTTTCTCCCTTCCTGCCGGGAGATTTAGCTTTGCCTGTCTCCAAACAAAAAATAATAGTTTGCTTCGGTCAAGACAGTATATTACAGAAGTTATTCAAAGGCAAAATATGTAAATTATGAATATTAAAATGCGGTTAATACAGATTCAGGCATTTGAATGATTCTTTATGATAGATGTATAATTTAAGCAGAAATTGTAAGTGTTTATATATTCTTTGGTTGGGTTCACCTGCTTTCAGGATCTTATTTTCAAATAAAACAGAAGCAGATGAAGCGTTACCCTAATGCAAGGATGCTTCTGGTGTAAGTTCTGGTGCAATATGGATTGAGAAAGTTAATTTTTTATTGACAGGGAAGGAGCTGTTTTTTATGAAAATGCCAAAAGTTAAGTTGCAGAAGGAGTATGGGCTTTTTATTGATGGAGAGTGGAGAAAGGCCTCTGACGGAGGAACTTTTAAAACTACCTGTCCGGCTAATGGCGAACTGCTTGCTACGTGCGCGGAAGCGACTCAGCAGGATGTAGACGATGCCGTAAAAGCTGCCTGGAAAGCTTGGGAAAGTTGGGGAAAAACAGAGACTGAAGAGCGTGCCGAGATTCTCATGAAGATAGCGGACGTTATAGACGAAAATGCCGAACATCTGGCAATGATTGAAACTCTGGACAATGGCAAGCCGATACGTGAAATGATGGCAATAGATATTCCTTACAGTTCGGACCATTTCCGCTATTTCGCCGCTGCCATTCGTACAGATGAAGGATCGGCTACCATGCTCAACAACAATACTCTTTCCCTTATTCTTAGGGAGCCAATAGGAGTAGTAGGTCAGATTGTTCCTTGGAACTTCCCCTTTCTCATGGCAGCTTGGAAATTAGCACCTGTTCTGGCCGCCGGAGATTGCACCGTATTTAAACCATCAAGCTTTACACCTCTCTCTGTTTTGGAGCTTGCTCGACTCACAAAAGATATAATCCCGGCCGGAGTTTTCAACGTAATCACCGGTAAGGGCTCCAAATCAGGACAGTACATAATAGATCATCCCGACTTAAGCAAACTCGCCTTCACAGGCTCTACTGACGTCGGCCTTTCTGTCGGCAAAGCTGCCGCAGACAAGCTTATTCCCGCAACTCTTGAACTGGGAGGAAAGTCTGCAAACATCTACTTCCCCGACTGCCAGTGGGATATGGCAATAGACGGCTTACAGCTGGGAATTCTGTTTAATCAGGGACAGGTCTGCTGTGCCGGCTCAAGGGTGTTTGTACATGAAGATATTTATGACGATTTTGTTAAAGACGCAGTTGACGCTTTTGAAAAAGTAAAAGTTGGAATGCCATGGGAAAAAGATACTCAAATGGGTTCACAGATAAATGAATCACAGATGAAGAAGATTTTGGCAGATATAGATTCTGCGGTAAAAGCAGGAGCAAATATAGCAGCGGGCGGGTACCAAGTCTTAGACGGCGACCTTGCAAAAGGAAGTTTCTTGGAGCCGACACTTCTTACAAATGTCACAAATGATATGGAAGTTGCACAGGAAGAAATATTTGGTCCTGTAGCGGTAATCATTAAATTTAAAACAGAAGAAGAAGTAATAAAGATGGCCAACGATAATAAATATGGACTTGGCGGAGCCGTTTGGACTCGCGACATAAATCGTGCAATAAGAGTCGCTCGTGCCATAGAAACCGGGCGCATGTGGGTCAATACATACAACAGCATTCCGGCAGGCGCCCCATTCGGCGGCTATAAAGTTTCAGGAATAGGCAGAGAAACTCACAAGACCGTGTTGGATCACTATACTCAGACGAAAAACATCATGATAAATCTAAGTGAAAGTCCAAGTGGATTTTACGATGATCTAAAAAAGAACAAATAGCTATAACGTAGAACCTAACTAAAACATGAAGCCTGAAGCCATTTTTTCGGGCTTCATGTTTTTTAAGATATTTACTTTAAAAGACTGCATAACTTCTGATATACTGAATAAATATTAAAATTAGCTTTAAATATCCGCTATTTGCCAAGGGGGGACTCCTAATAAAAAATTGTAAAAAATGCTCTGCAGAAGTATCAGAGTCAGCAAAATTTTGTTCAAACTGCGGATACAGCTTTTGTGAAAATCCCGAAGTAGTTTCCCCTTCGGAAAAAAAGGAATGGTTTTTTCTTAAATATTGGAGAGGCAACTATACACTGGGTGAGTCTATCGCTGTATATATAATTATAAATATAATTTCAAACAGGCTTCTTCGAATTATTTTAAATTATATGGACAATAATCTTGAGCCAAGCAGCTATATAACTTGGATAGTCGTTCTTCCTTTCTTGCTGCTAAATCTGTTTCAAGTCGTTGGGTGCTGGCGGTCGGCGAATAAGTATCGCGGCAAACAAATATATAGATACCTCGTTTATATTTTCATTGTGCTGAGCAATTTGGGCAGACTGGGATTTTAGCAAGTACAATAAAGAAGTAAAAATAAATTAAATAAATTATCGGAGTGATATTTATGTTGCACTGTGGAATAGTCGGACTGCCTCTAAGCGGCAAGTCAACGGTTTTCAACGTAATAACAAGAGCCGGAGCTGAGGTCAAGCCTTATGCCGGAGGAAAAACCGACCCAAACAAAGCGGTTGTATCGGTACCAGACAAGCGTTTTGACGAACTTGTGAAGATTCATTCTCCCAAGAAAATAACTCCTGCTCAAATGGAATTTATAGATCTCGCCGGGCTTTCCAAAGGAGCCGGCAAGGGTGCGGGATTGGGAAATGCCTTCCTTAGCTTTGTCGCAGACTCAGATGCTCTTATCCATGTAATTCGCTGCTTCAAAAACAGCTCGGTGGAACACCCCGAGGGAAGCATTGATCCCCTAAGAGACTGGGGCATTGTGGAAAACGAACTAATCTTCCGCGACTTGGCTGTAATTGAAAACCGCTTGAGCAGATTGGCCGCAAAAAAAAGACTTCTTCCAGAAGAAGAGCAGGAAAAAATACTTCTTGAAAAGTGCAACGACTGTCTCATGGAAGAGAAACCCTTGCGCAGCATTGAATTAAAGCCGGAAGAATGGCAAAGATTACGCGGTTTTTCATTCGTGACTTCAAAGCCGGAAATAATTGTCCTCAACCTTGACGATTCTCAAGCCGAGGAAACGGAAATTCCCGGATGGGAAGAGCTGAACAAGAGAGCCGAAGAACAGGATGTCATTCTCTGCAAGCTCTATGGAAGTCTTGAAATGGACATAATTGAGCTTACAGATGAAGAGGCGGCTGAGTTTACAGAGGGGCTCAATATTACTGAGCCGGGCAGAGAACGCCTTATAGGCGAAGCATACAGAGCACTTGGACTTATCAGCTTTTTCACATGCGGCCCCGATGAAGTTCGTGCATGGGAGCTTCACACGG from Synergistaceae bacterium encodes the following:
- the pdxS gene encoding pyridoxal 5'-phosphate synthase lyase subunit PdxS, which encodes MLKNESFNLNKEFARKLLGGVIMDVTTPEQAKIAEEAGACAVMALERIPADIRVAGGVSRMSDPKMIKSIQASVSIPVMAKCRIGHFVEAQILEAIGIDFIDESEVLSPADDVYHIDKANFEAPFVCGARNLGEALRRISEGACMIRTKGEPGTGDIIHAVQHMRAVNAEIARVVSLREDELYEAAKQLQVDYTLLKQVHLERKLPVVNFAAGGVATPADAALMMQLGAEGVFVGSGIFKSGDPKKRATAIVKAVKNYDNPKILAEISEDLGEAMVGINESEIELLMAERGK
- a CDS encoding PLP-dependent aminotransferase family protein encodes the protein MTYDFAFIDVASLDALWKQIYQAISEGIERGVLSPSEKLPSIRELSKTLNISRSPVENAYIHLQLNGLIESRPKKGYFVLKNIKREKTVAGKKESEIKKEIIYDLSGVGIDPNSVDISSWSRQLRSALKMQDKIFSEGDPQGEPELREALAKYCFKARKVKTSPERIIVSSGTQQLLTELCRMMERKGKVAIESPGYSQGERIFRDFGWDVVSIGDVEELPGIKLKEGKYDIFADITSNRPQMPLSSVVKRRKELLSWVSQKSSYILEDDYNGELRYFSRSFPSLQGFYPERVIYIGSFSRLLLPSVRIAYMVVPEDLAENTKIKSSLYDQTASKIEQLALAGYINEGHMERHIRRMKNIYQKQSKEMMEALKERFNERANYKLLETSLLISIIFKSNTNIELLKKAALTRGIEINNLFYDKKGNVVANLSFSSIPFDKIKAAVRELSDSWRDLIL
- a CDS encoding zinc ribbon domain-containing protein; this translates as MNIKISFKYPLFAKGGLLIKNCKKCSAEVSESAKFCSNCGYSFCENPEVVSPSEKKEWFFLKYWRGNYTLGESIAVYIIINIISNRLLRIILNYMDNNLEPSSYITWIVVLPFLLLNLFQVVGCWRSANKYRGKQIYRYLVYIFIVLSNLGRLGF
- a CDS encoding aldehyde dehydrogenase family protein, yielding MPKVKLQKEYGLFIDGEWRKASDGGTFKTTCPANGELLATCAEATQQDVDDAVKAAWKAWESWGKTETEERAEILMKIADVIDENAEHLAMIETLDNGKPIREMMAIDIPYSSDHFRYFAAAIRTDEGSATMLNNNTLSLILREPIGVVGQIVPWNFPFLMAAWKLAPVLAAGDCTVFKPSSFTPLSVLELARLTKDIIPAGVFNVITGKGSKSGQYIIDHPDLSKLAFTGSTDVGLSVGKAAADKLIPATLELGGKSANIYFPDCQWDMAIDGLQLGILFNQGQVCCAGSRVFVHEDIYDDFVKDAVDAFEKVKVGMPWEKDTQMGSQINESQMKKILADIDSAVKAGANIAAGGYQVLDGDLAKGSFLEPTLLTNVTNDMEVAQEEIFGPVAVIIKFKTEEEVIKMANDNKYGLGGAVWTRDINRAIRVARAIETGRMWVNTYNSIPAGAPFGGYKVSGIGRETHKTVLDHYTQTKNIMINLSESPSGFYDDLKKNK
- the ychF gene encoding redox-regulated ATPase YchF, translating into MLHCGIVGLPLSGKSTVFNVITRAGAEVKPYAGGKTDPNKAVVSVPDKRFDELVKIHSPKKITPAQMEFIDLAGLSKGAGKGAGLGNAFLSFVADSDALIHVIRCFKNSSVEHPEGSIDPLRDWGIVENELIFRDLAVIENRLSRLAAKKRLLPEEEQEKILLEKCNDCLMEEKPLRSIELKPEEWQRLRGFSFVTSKPEIIVLNLDDSQAEETEIPGWEELNKRAEEQDVILCKLYGSLEMDIIELTDEEAAEFTEGLNITEPGRERLIGEAYRALGLISFFTCGPDEVRAWELHTGDNAVDAAGAIHSDLARGFIRAQVVSFEDYMVHNNSYDECRKAGCLRLEGKEYLVKDGDIIEIRFNV
- a CDS encoding ferritin, which translates into the protein MAYSEPYDKMDRKTLDISKAITSLREELEAVDWYNQRVATATNEELKRIMEHNRDEEKEHAAMLIEWLRRNMDVWDEELRENLFTNKPLGKHN